The Vairimorpha necatrix chromosome 1, complete sequence genome contains a region encoding:
- a CDS encoding aldose reductase — protein MFEKKIKLNSGYEMPVVGLGTWMITDKDKIETSVRSAIKCGYRHIDTAFIYGNEKYIGETLKKIFDEGLIKREELFITSKLWCTYHDNPEKCLQKTLDDLQLDYIDLYLVHFPVKFKTNNNFESSTDDKGNNVLDKFDCIGLWQKMEKLVEKGMTKSIGVANYGEYNLGKILKECKIKPAINQFELHPYLTQESLVDFCHKNNINVVSYSSLGGTDKKKYNLKEDKEIINLSKKYNKSVSQILLSYLISRNILVIPKSISEQHIKENGDLFELSQEDVKHISGLNKNFRFIDLPEHGPDRFK, from the coding sequence atgtttgagaaaaaaataaaactaaacaGTGGTTACGAAATGCCCGTAGTTGGGCTTGGGACTTGGATGATTACAGACaaagataaaattgaaaCTTCGGTAAGAAGTGCCATAAAATGCGGATATCGACATATAGATACCGCATTTATCTATggaaatgaaaaatacattGGAGAAACtttgaagaaaattttcGATGAAGGACTAATAAAACGAGaagaattatttattacatCAAAATTGTGGTGTACTTATCACGACAATCCAGAAAAGTGTCTACAAAAAACTTTAGATGATCTTCAATTGGattatatagatttatatcTAGTCCATTTCCCAGTAAAATTCAAAACAAATAACAATTTTGAATCTTCCACAGATGACAAAGGTAACAATGTACTAGATAAATTCGACTGCATCGGATTGTGGcaaaaaatggaaaaacTAGTAGAAAAAGGAATGACAAAATCTATTGGTGTAGCAAATTACGGAGAATACAATCTTgggaaaatattaaaggaGTGCAAAATCAAACCAGCTATTAACCAGTTTGAATTACATCCATATCTTACACAAGAAAGTTTAGTAGACTTTtgtcataaaaataatatcaatgTAGTAAGCTATTCATCATTGGGAGGAACAgacaagaaaaaatataatctcaaagaagacaaagaaattataaatctctcaaaaaaatataacaagTCGGTTTCACAAATTCTTTTAAGTTATCTTATTTCCAGGAACATCCTTGTAATTCCCAAGAGCATAAGTGAGCAgcatattaaagaaaatggAGACTTATTTGAACTATCTCAAGAAGATGTCAAACACATTTCTGGTCTGaataaaaactttagaTTTATCGATTTACCAGAACACGGACCAGATAGATTCAAATAA
- a CDS encoding Ste12-like transcription factor: MLNKDKELFDFLSNAPKEFREGEQIKKYQMKNGDFIHCVLWNMHFYLTGTDIVKILLYRFQTSGRQLSNLKKFEEGIFSDLRNLKPGIDATLEGPRSEFLEFLYKNGCIRTQKKQKVFYWYSVPHDALFCDAMERDMRRETQMISYNKYVNSSGRMTPSPNFNMLRTNSTNTHFPRMESNNNHFFKEPVRSFDINNTNKYFPDYLRHTPTAPVRVYPEYDDYDQDAFYMGVPNKLTMDFYVNNHKQVSPSDISKTHKTKSLSIDDFDFLRERIESRSKTESENKVKKSKNISAGDNKDIFTRF, translated from the coding sequence atgTTAAACAAAGACAAAGAGTTATTcgattttttatcaaatgcTCCTAAAGAATTCAGAGAAGGAGAACAGATTAAAAAGTATCAAATGAAGAATGGTGATTTCATACATTGTGTTTTATGGAATATGCATTTTTACTTAACAGGCACAGAcatagtaaaaattttattgtatagGTTTCAAACTTCAGGGAGACAACTTTCAAACCTTAAGAAGTTTGAAGAAGGAATTTTTAGTGATTTAAGGAATTTGAAACCTGGTATTGATGCTACTCTTGAAGGACCCAGAAGTGAATTTTtggaatttttatataaaaatgggTGTATTAGGACTCAGAAGAAGCAGAAAGTTTTTTACTGGTACAGTGTGCCACACGATGCGCTTTTCTGTGATGCAATGGAAAGAGACATGAGAAGAGAGACACAAATGATTTCttacaataaatatgtGAATAGTTCAGGAAGAATGACACCATCTCcgaattttaatatgttaAGAACTAATAGTACGAATACCCATTTCCCCCGTATGGAATCAAAtaataatcattttttcaaGGAGCCAGTTCGTTCTTttgatattaataatactaATAAGTATTTCCCAGATTATTTACGACACACACCTACTGCTCCTGTACGAGTTTATCCTGAATATGATGATTATGATCAAGATGCGTTTTATATGGGAGTTCCTAATAAGTTGACTATGgatttttatgttaataATCACAAACAAGTTTCACCATCAGACATTTCTAAGACTCATAAAACCAAATCTCTGTCTATTGAtgattttgattttttaagagAGCGAATTGAGTCGAGATCTAAAACAGAGTCTGAGAATAAGGTAAAAAAGAGTAAGAATATTAGTGCAGGAGATAATAAAGATATCTTTACAAGATTTTAG
- a CDS encoding structural maintenance of chromosomes protein 5 (SMC5) → MVQSRNFKNGNIISLSLKNFQTFKSSVFSFSPSLNFIIGPNGSGKSTISNAISLIFGGSPKTIGKSKNLKEYIRFGEHDCKIEAEIFYNNKIIKLGRGISIANNFWYLNDELVKKGIYENFISKLNIDINNLCQYLPQEKVSEFCKMSNEELLNSTLLNLKENELIENIKCINEVESKINSEISKENALKKQIEEKEKIVKKINVDVEKIKERDEKLLKVDKMENKKIYLEYEEIVKDYKRLENSIKLLQKNLNESNKEIENINLEIENIENNPKNLELNKLIEDLDKFDQKIKSVIKEYNFNNENLGLLDIDLEHLEKNKEQKKIDIENLKQKIESNKEELEKIKQNIIEKKEYFITDNTNYMNNLNYINNNNLDYNNSNYINNNSNYNNNNLDDDFERNIFNAKNLDNLFVKYNKVKINELEDQKYKLKNKRLEIDQKCFDIKKEVDELEEKKRKFSEDEERRLELLKKFSSDTYKAVIWLRSNKSIFKDEIIEPPFLLISISDEKFMQEIEIFLSFHALTSFICKNSIDFEKMSKILKDEMKLGINIVEDIKNVPNFQYTKEQVRNLGFEGLVIDFIETRQEIKNFLMSSCHLQNIPITKKNINDKFIFENTSFKRIAVNGKYLEIRRSKYNSKDSVIICAPIISKNLFSSKIDTSEINKKLLECNEKRRILNIDLKDLHIKSDKIDYELKKYYELSKEHNNQIIKIKKNINNYKLILEQIKSMKNELKKLENEEDNIKEQEIIKKKKFINKELEKLNMKISLILKDTSYLLRFQKIQFVYKQTKSETSKLQGLFNSRNLIERQNEIIKSNILEHENIKEKLKLEIKNKKDFLKNTQYTKEEMINLPDKLEDLKNLINLEKTQLQFYTVDENIKNEYEENKKSLDFLYKNIEKIQKDKISYKFHIENKKNKIEEEIYFLIEKINKEFINLFYKLGCEGRLEFDFKSKKCKEWRLNILVKFRNNEKLEKLSSFRQSGGEKSVSTILYLLALQLVDTSPFRLVDEINQGMDKINEKIILEILFDICEREEETQFFIISPKLVDGLKYSKNMKIIILFSDQSDETKRIFQN, encoded by the coding sequence ATGGTCCAAagtagaaattttaaaaatggaaaTATAATTTCCCTATCTCTGAAGAATTTTCAGACTTTTAAATCTTCAGTTTTCTCATTTTCTCcatctttaaatttcattattgGTCCCAATGGTTCTGGTAAATCCACCATAAGTAATGCCATTTCTCTTATCTTTGGCGGCTCTCCAAAGACCATAggaaaatctaaaaatctaaaagaATACATTAGATTTGGAGAACATGATTGTAAAATCGAAGcagaaatattttacaataataaaatcataaaattagGAAGAGGAATTTCTATCGCTAATAATTTTTGGTATTTAAATGACgaattagtaaaaaaaggaatttatgaaaatttcatttctaaattaaatattgacataaataatttatgtCAATATTTGCCACAAGAAAAAGTTTCagaattttgtaaaatgaGTAATGAAGAACTTCTTAATTCGAcacttttaaatttaaaagaaaatgaattaatagaaaatataaaatgcATAAACGAAGTtgaatcaaaaataaatagtgAAATTTCCAAAGAAAAtgcattaaaaaaacaaattgaagaaaaagaaaaaattgtaaaaaaaataaatgtcgATGTAgagaaaattaaagaaagagatgagaaattattaaaagttgataaaatggaaaataaaaagatttatttagaatatgaagaaattgtaaaagattataaaagacttgaaaattcaataaaattattacagaagaatttaaatgaatcaaataaagaaatagaaaatataaatttagaaatagaaaatattgaaaataatccgaaaaatttagaattaaataaattaatagaagatttagataaatttgatcaaaaaattaaatctgtaataaaagaatataattttaataatgagAATTTAGGATTATTAGATATTGATTTAGAacatttagaaaaaaataaagaacaaaagaaaattgatattgaaaatttaaaacagaaaatTGAGAGtaataaagaagaattagaaaagataaaacaaaatataattgaaaaaaaggaatattttataacagacaatacaaattatatgaataatttaaattatattaataataataatttagattataataattcaaattatataaataataattcaaattataataataataatttagatGACGATTTtgaaagaaatatttttaatgctAAAAATCTTGacaatttgtttgttaaaTACAACAAAGTCAAAATAAACGAATTAGAAGATCAAAAGtataaattgaaaaataaaagattagAAATTGATCAAAAAtgttttgatataaaaaaagaagttgATGAATTAGAAGAgaaaaaaaggaaatttTCTGAAGATGAAGAAAGAAGACTTGAATTATTAAAGAAGTTTTCTAGTGACACTTATAAAGCAGTAATTTGGTTAAGATCAAATAAGTCGATTTTTAAAGATGAAATTATTGAACCaccatttttattaatttccaTTTCTGATGAAAAGTTTATGcaagaaattgaaatttttctaaGTTTTCATGCATTGACatcttttatttgtaaaaatagcatagattttgaaaaaatgagtaaaattttaaaagatgaAATGAAATTAGGAATTAATATTGtagaagatataaaaaatgtaccaaattttcaatatacAAAAGAACAAGTTAGAAATTTAGGATTTGAAGGATTAGTAAtagattttatagaaactagacaagaaattaaaaatttcttaatgTCTAGTTGtcatttacaaaatattccaattactaaaaagaatataaatgataaatttatatttgaaaatacatcttttaaaagaatAGCAGTAAATGggaaatatttagaaattagaagaagtaaatataattcCAAAGATTCAGTAATAATTTGTGCACCAATAATTtctaagaatttattttcttctaaaatTGATACAAgtgaaataaataagaaattattagaatgtaatgaaaaaagaagaattttaaatattgatttaaaagatttacaTATTAAATCTGATAAGATAGATTAtgaattaaagaaatattatgaaTTAAGTAAAGAACATAATAATCAGATAATAAAGATTaagaagaatataaataattataaattaattttagaacAAATTAAATCTATGAAAAATGAACTTaagaaattagaaaatgaagaagataatataaaagaacaagaaataattaaaaagaagaaatttataaataaagaattagagaaattaaatatgaaaatttctCTAATTTTGAAAGATACTTCGTATCTTTTAAGATTTCAAAAGATacaatttgtttataaacaaacaaagtcTGAAACAAGTAAATTACAAGGATTATTTAATAGTAGAAATTTAATAGAAAGacaaaatgaaattataaaatccaatattttagaacatgaaaatataaaagagaaattaaaattagaaataaaaaataagaaagatTTCTTAAAGAATACTCAGTATACTAAAGAagaaatgataaatttaccagataaattagaagatttaaagaatttaataaatttagagaAGACACAGTTACAATTTTATACAGtagatgaaaatataaaaaatgaatatgaagaaaataagaaatctttagatttcttatataaaaatatagagAAGATACAAAAAGACAAGATaagttataaatttcatatagaaaataaaaagaacaaaatagaagaagaaatttattttttaatagaaaaaatcaataaagaatttataaatttattttataaattaggATGTGAAGGAAGATTagaatttgattttaaaagtaaGAAATGTAAAGAATGGCgacttaatattttagtgAAGTTTAGAAATAATGAGAAATTAGAGAAATTAAGTTCATTTAGACAAAGTGGAGGAGAGAAGTCTGTTTCTacaattttgtatttattagCTTTACAATTAGTAGACACAAGTCCTTTTAGATTAGTAGATGAGATAAATCAAGGGATGGATAAGATTAATGAGAAGATTATATTGGAGATATTATTTGATATATGTGAGAGAGAAGAGGAGACacagttttttataatatctcCCAAGTTAGTAGACGGATTGAAGTATAGTAAGAATATgaagataataatattattttcagATCAGAGTGATGAAACCAAGCGAATATTTCAGAATTGA
- a CDS encoding kinesin-like protein KIF22, with protein MLSSKIPIKAFIRIRSNMESFIHSEKTVKIITQNNQESEYTFDGVFSHTSTQQNIFNNIKPSLNKFREGFNTTIFCYGNTGAGKTHTMIGTDKDPGLVFNIVKDILKQDIFQMSYMEIYNEKIFDLLETKEVVIRENEGKIVISNLKKKEIKNYAEFKENFKIGNLNRKTAETKLNKTSSRSHSILQIILRNTKLYLIDLAGSENNRKTGNEGMRMVESNNINRSLFVLGQVVNSILNKNIRIPYRDSKLTRLLQDSLGGQSVCYIIANIIDEYEYLEETISTLKFASKSRKIINKGTNIQNREQQRYDLKSLTNIREQQRSLTNIREQQRSLTNIREGSYQINREGSYKINREDSILKDKTNKTFKTNKTNKTNKKIKEDSTFIIKSSFYDKPEILLTPNTQEKSYKAFLKRAEKYEKDGNLKKALDDYKTLKKIKDNEKIQEKIEEITEKMKKKKIIKIKITKRELLDILNSGNFLQIKKIKSVGDKRAQSVVDFINSGNFFENLDDLKLIFTEKVISSILASIDL; from the coding sequence ATGTTGTCTAGTAAAATCCCAATAAAGGCTTTTATAAGAATTAGATCAAATATGGAAAGTTTTATACACTCAGAGAAAACTGTCAAAATTATAACTCAGAATAATCAGGAATCTGAGTACACTTTTGATGGTGTCTTCTCTCATACTAGTACTCAAcagaatatatttaataatattaaaccttctctaaataaatttagagaAGGTTTTAATACCACAATATTCTGCTATGGGAACACAGGAGCAGGGAAAACTCACACTATGATAGGAACTGATAAAGATCCAGGACTAGTCTTCAATATTGTcaaagatattttaaaacaagaCATTTTCCAAATGTCTTATAtggaaatttataatgaaaaGATCTTCGATCTTTTAGAAACTAAAGAAGTCGTCATAAGAGAAAATGAAGGAAAAATCGtcatttcaaatttaaaaaaaaaagaaataaaaaattatgcagaatttaaagaaaactttaaaattgGAAATTTAAATAGAAAAACAGCAGAGACAAAATTAAACAAGACAAGTAGTAGAAGTCACtcaattttacaaataatattaagaaatacaaaattatatttaatagaTCTAGCAGGATcagaaaataatagaaaaacaGGAAATGAAGGAATGAGGATGGTAGaatcaaataatataaatagaaGCTTATTTGTACTGGGACAAGTAGTAAActcaatattaaataagaatataaGAATACCTTATAGAGATAGTAAATTGACAAGATTATTACAAGATAGTTTAGGGGGACAAAGTGTGTGTTACATAATAGCGAATATAATAGACGAATATGAATATTTAGAAGAGACAATAAGCACATTAAAATTTGCGAGTAAAAgtagaaaaataataaacaaaggaacgaatatacaaaatagAGAACAACAAAGGTACGACTTAAAATCTCTGACTAATATAAGAGAACAACAAAGATCTCTGACTAATATAAGAGAACAACAAAGATCTCTGACTAATATAAGAGAAGGTTcttatcaaataaatagaGAAGGctcttataaaataaatagagAAGATTCTATTCTAAAagataaaacaaataagaCGTTTAAGAcgaataaaacaaataagacgaataaaaaaatcaaagaagATTCAACtttcattataaaatcatCATTCTACGATAAACCAGAAATACTTCTAACTCCAAATACACAGGAAAAAAGTTACAAGGCATTTCTAAAACGAGCAGAAAAATACGAAAAAGACggaaacttaaaaaaagcaCTAGACGACTACAAAactctaaaaaaaataaaagataatgaaaaaatacaagaaaaaatagaagaaattacagaaaaaatgaaaaagaaaaaaattataaaaataaaaataacaaaaagaGAACTACTTGACATTTTAAATAGTGGGAactttttacaaataaaaaaaataaaaagtgtGGGAGATAAAAGAGCCCAAAGTGTAGtggattttataaatagtGGGAacttttttgaaaatttggatgatttaaaattaatatttacagAGAAAGTAATATCATCAATATTAGCATCTATAGATTTGTAa